One window of the Colletotrichum lupini chromosome 9, complete sequence genome contains the following:
- a CDS encoding thioesterase superfamily protein has translation MAGLRVMVFENETKTETSTCRPIYRQVAVDGVQKNAQGCTPLVLASPRQASMCIQLNCKDAIGSSNPCASFPSKLHYLGCLVRPTATVRTRGVGAGPLTLTCHLQFCHQRLEFLIDPVINSPTMTDTDVKSHPDYKHFASIPWCARLLSQSDTSSHVVQVSQNRTVLPTRENTYVGGTLNTPDTIKAWLIIHPKPQGPDWKVDELCSLITFDHGMIGFPETAHGGVVALVMDEVTGIHIVAQRPAGTEPNKDFRTGYLNTSFRKPVPAPGTVLVRSRIARVEGRKYFVAAQLEDENGEVLATAEVLYISIKNKL, from the exons ATGGCTGGGCTGCGAGTCATGG TGTTCGAGAATGAGACCAAAACCGAGACGTCCACGTGTCGTCCGATATATCGACAAGTGGCCGTTGATGGAGTGCAGAAAAATGCTCAGGGTTGTACGCCTCTTGTGCTAGCTAGTCCTAGACAAGCCTCCATGTGCATTCAGCTTAACTGCAAGGACGCGATAGGGTCCTCCAACCCCTGCGCTAGTTTCCCCTCCAAGTTACACTACCTCGGGTGTCTCGTGAGACCCACCGCAACAGTCCGAACCCGAGGTGTCGGGGCCGGACCCCTCACCCTCACTTGTCACTTGCAATTCTGTCATCAACGTCTTGAGTTCCTTATTGACCCAGTTATCAACTCGCCGACCATGACTGACACCGACGTCAAGTCACACCCTGATTACAAGCATTTCGCATCCATCCCATGGTGTGCCAGACTCCTCAGTCAATCCGATACTTCGTCCCACGTGGTGCAAGTCTCCCAAAACAGAACTGTTCTTCCTACAAGAGAGAACACGTACGTCGGCGGGACTCTCAACACACCAGACACAATCAAAGCCTGGTTGATCATACACCCCAAGCCGCAAGGTCCCGATTGGAAGGTCGATGAGTTGTGTTCTCTCATCACGTTTGACCATGGCATGATTGGGTTTCCCGAGACGGCTCACGGAGGCGTTGTTGCCTTGGTGATGGATGAAGTTACGGGCATTCACATTGTAGCCCAGAGGCCGGCGGGTACAGAGCCCAACAAAGATTTCAGAACGGGTTACTTGAACACGTCATTTCGAAAGCCTGTTCCTGCGCCGGGAACGGTGCTAGTGAGATCGAGGATAGCCAGAGTTGAGGGCCGCAAGTATTTTGTTGCGGCTCAATTAGAGGATGAGAACGGCGAAGTGCTTGCAACAGCGGAGGTCTTGTATATCTCAATTAAGAACAAATTATGA
- a CDS encoding acyl-CoA dehydrogenase domain-containing protein, with product MSIACYFIKKRSQSSAPISAHQMHNRSQNWQRNCNMSEITAKGSRQAGPGKEYKTTGVLAPWGEPAWFHALESPYYNDSHRRFQTYVRDFVDTHLLPYAQEWEAAGEAPLSARLKFAKSGLAFLDVPKEYRPKELMTVAGIAFDKLDVFHELILMDEMARMPSGVPLALAGASNVGAPPIFAAGTEEQKRRWLPGLFTWETSFCLAITEPTAGSDVSAIRAAAEKAPDGKHYVVNGRKKWVTGAPWATHMTTAVRMGEPGRSGISLLVVPLNSPGVTIRKIHNSGHNAGGSSWVVLEDVKVPADNLLGKENGAFPIIMRNFNKERFILTVDCNRQARICLSEALQHAHDRETFGKPLASNQIIRHKLAALAREVEGHWAWLEQIAYHVHIHGWQTKDVASRIALAKIQGGRIVEQAVRESQQIHGGIGYEKGVTMTEQISRDLRLKVIGGGSEEILSDLAWREEHKRASDRGAKL from the exons ATGTCTATCGCCTGCTACTTCATCAAAAAGCGTTCCCAA TCATCAGCACCAATCTCCGCACATCAAATGCATAACAGGTCACAGAACTGGCAACGAAATTGCAACATGTCCGAGATAACCGCCAAAGGATCAAGGCAGGCCGGTCCCGGTAAGGAATACAAGACGACAGGCGTCCTCGCTCC GTGGGGCGAGCCGGCGTGGTTCCATGCTCTGGAGAGTCCCTACTACAATGACTCTCACCGGCGGTTCCAGACGTACGTACGAGACTTTGTCGACACTCACTTGCTTCCCTACGCGCAGGAATGGGAGGCAGCTGGGGAAGCCCCTCTATCAGCGAGGTTGAAGTTTGCCAAGTCCGGTCTTGCTTTCCTCGATGTCCCAAAAGAGTACCGACCCAAGGAACTCATGACTGTTGCGGGTATTGCGTTCGACAAGCTGGATGTCTTTCACGAGCTGATTCTCATGGACGAGATGGCCCGCATGCCCAGTGGGGTCCCCCTCGCTCTGGCGGGGGCATCCAATGTGGGTGCGCCGCCCATCTTTGCTGCCGGGACTGAGGAGCAGAAGAGACGATGGCTTCCTGGTCTCTTTACCTGGGAGACTAGCTTCTGTCTCGCCATCACGGAGCCCACGGCCGGCAGTGATGTGAGCGCCATCCGGGCTGCTGCAGAGAAAGCTCCCGACGGCAAACACTATGTCGTCAACGGCCGCAAGAAGTGGGTTACGGGAGCACCTTGGGCAACCCACATGACCACCGCCGTCCGAATGGGCGAGCCAGGGCGGAGTGGTATCTCGCTGCTGGTCGTGCCTTTGAACTCCCCCGGTGTCACGATCAGGAAGATCCACAATTCCGGGCACAACGCCGGTGGTTCCTCATGGGTCGTATTGGAAGACGTGAAGGTGCCAGCTGATAACTTGCTGGGCAAAGAGAACGGGGCGTTCCCTATCATCATGCGAAACTTCAATAAGGAGCGCTTCATCCTCACAGTGGACTGCAACAGACAAGCCCGAATATGTCTTTCGGAGGCACTGCAGCACGCACATGATCGAGAGACATTTGGAAAACCTCTCGCCTCGAATCAGATTATACGGCATAAGCTGGCGGCGCTTGCTCGCGAGGTCGAGGGCCATTGGGCGTGGCTGGAGCAAATTGCCTACCACGTCCATATTCACGGCTGGCAGACCAAGGACGTTGCAAGCAGAATTGCGTTGGCAAAGATCCAAGGCGGCAGGATCGTAGAGCAAGCCGTTAGAGAGAGCCAGCAAATCCACGGCGGAATAGGCTACGAAAAGGGGGTGACCATGACGGAGCAGATTTCTCGGGACCTCCGTTTGAAAGTCATTGGTGGGGGGAGTGAGGAGATTCTGAGTGACCTTGCGTGGCGCGAGGAGCACAAACGAGCTTCTGATCGAGGCGCGAAACTCTAA
- a CDS encoding AMP-dependent synthetase/ligase, producing MVANLFYAGDLYGSFLLHILSVYHLPSGAVQLPIAGHVSLESMERQIVEFEATVILATVTTMSQLSERILSSGKTHSYVRLLLFSGEAFYDDQAGLLKVAFPNATIRSVVYGSMDCGIIGLPPKPEHYTNDTRLHQVNDPNIIVEIITEDGKVTTTPGEVGSLVVTNLERQLMPIVRYPSGDRAAWVDPALGLFRVLDRDRTAIRLGPVSVDFVDLRRIVSTILRGRPVRRLQAIVTREDRKDLLTLNIAFTPATDEESSQLQAELREEMGVVRPMFREHVEKDLINPLRIKFITMQELAVNPRSGKIVEVQDLRSTTI from the coding sequence ATGGTTGCCAATCTGTTCTACGCCGGCGACCTCTACGGCAGCTTCTTATTGCACATCCTCTCTGTCTATCATCTTCCGAGCGGTGCAGTCCAGCTTCCCATAGCTGGACACGTATCCTTGGAGTCTATGGAACGACAGATCGTTGAGTTCGAGGCAACGGTCATCCTCGCCACGGTGACTACCATGTCGCAACTCTCAGAACGCATCCTCAGCAGTGGCAAGACCCACTCATATGTCCGCCTGCTGCTTTTCTCAGGGGAAGCATTCTATGATGATCAGGCCGGGCTGCTGAAAGTTGCCTTCCCGAACGCAACAATCAGATCAGTCGTCTACGGGTCTATGGACTGCGGAATCATCGGCTTACCACCGAAGCCAGAGCACTACACAAATGACACCAGGCTTCACCAAGTCAACGATCCAAACATCATCGTGGAGATCATCACTGAAGACGGCAAGGTCACTACTACCCCAGGAGAGGTCGGCAGCTTGGTCGTGACCAACCTGGAGCGTCAACTCATGCCCATTGTTCGCTACCCTTCTGGAGATCGGGCCGCTTGGGTTGACCCAGCTCTAGGCCTTTTCCGTGTCCTCGACAGGGACCGCACGGCCATCCGCCTCGGACCCGTTTCCGTCGACTTCGTGGACCTCCGGCGCATAGTGTCCACGATCCTCAGAGGCCGACCAGTCCGGCGTTTGCAAGCCATTGTCACACGAGAAGACAGAAAAGACCTCTTGACTCTGAACATCGCATTTACCCCGGCTACAGATGAGGAGAGTTCCCAGCTGCAGGCGGAGCTGAGGGAAGAGATGGGCGTGGTGCGTCCCATGTTTCGGGAACACGTCGAGAAGGACCTCATCAACCCGTTGAGGATTAAGTTTATTACCATGCAGGAACTCGCTGTTAACCCAAGAAGTGGAAAGATTGTCGAAGTACAGGATCTTCGGTCGAccactatttag